A portion of the Vespula vulgaris chromosome 14, iyVesVulg1.1, whole genome shotgun sequence genome contains these proteins:
- the LOC127069020 gene encoding protein crumbs-like isoform X3, with product MERRRSFILDLTRSNTQSVLHVKTPFFLRREMREREREIALLRSLSEACELDQMRYGCRIYNAQCSCGYGCKAEYRYDTNEDCKLALRGRLNDICYRSNPCLHGGSCSQISPNPGFKCRCEGTGYYGTRCEKSCPASNNLRYRGPFPYECVVI from the exons ATGGAAAGAAGACGATCTTTCATCCTTGATCTAACACGCAGTAACACGCAATCGGTTCTACATGTAAAaactcctttctttcttcgtaggGAGATG agagaaagagagagagagatagcgcTCCTAC GTTCATTGTCAGAAGCATGCGAACTGGATCAGATGCGATACGGATGTCGGATTTATAATGCCCAATGTAGCTGCGGTTACGGTTGTAAGGCCGAGTATAGATACGATACTAACGAAGACTGTAAATTAGCATTGAGAG GCAGACTCAATGATATATGCTATAGATCTAATCCCTGTTTGCATGGTGGATCTTGTTCGCAAATTTCACCCAATCCAGGATTCAAATGTCGATGCGAGGGTACAGGATATTATGGTACACGCTGTGAAAAAT CTTGTCCAGCATCCAACAATCTACGTTACCGTGGACCGTTTCCCTACGAGTGTGTTGTTATCTGA
- the LOC127069020 gene encoding uncharacterized protein LOC127069020 isoform X1 — protein sequence MLEDEKKKKERRGTILPTRAYLLSAKGHYQFRQVGSAVAVSGSTNNKRFSFLRHTYYIRSLSEACELDQMRYGCRIYNAQCSCGYGCKAEYRYDTNEDCKLALRGRLNDICYRSNPCLHGGSCSQISPNPGFKCRCEGTGYYGTRCEKSCPASNNLRYRGPFPYECVVI from the exons ATGctggaagatgaaaaaaaaaaaaaagagagaagaggaactATCTTACCCACGCGCGCATATCTTTTATCTGCGAAAGGCCATTATCAATTTAGACAAGTGGGAAGTGCAGTGGCCGTATCCGGCAGCACAAACAACAAACGGTTTTCCTTCCTTagacatacatattatatac GTTCATTGTCAGAAGCATGCGAACTGGATCAGATGCGATACGGATGTCGGATTTATAATGCCCAATGTAGCTGCGGTTACGGTTGTAAGGCCGAGTATAGATACGATACTAACGAAGACTGTAAATTAGCATTGAGAG GCAGACTCAATGATATATGCTATAGATCTAATCCCTGTTTGCATGGTGGATCTTGTTCGCAAATTTCACCCAATCCAGGATTCAAATGTCGATGCGAGGGTACAGGATATTATGGTACACGCTGTGAAAAAT CTTGTCCAGCATCCAACAATCTACGTTACCGTGGACCGTTTCCCTACGAGTGTGTTGTTATCTGA
- the LOC127069020 gene encoding uncharacterized protein LOC127069020 isoform X2, which translates to MLEDEKKKKERRGTILPTRAYLLSAKGHYQFRQVGSAVAVSGSTNNKRFSFLRHTYYIRMYMVYLYEALKKSHQVKKCSLSEACELDQMRYGCRIYNAQCSCGYGCKAEYRYDTNEDCKLALRGRLNDICYRSNPCLHGGSCSQISPNPGFKCRCEGTGYYGTRCEKSCPASNNLRYRGPFPYECVVI; encoded by the exons ATGctggaagatgaaaaaaaaaaaaaagagagaagaggaactATCTTACCCACGCGCGCATATCTTTTATCTGCGAAAGGCCATTATCAATTTAGACAAGTGGGAAGTGCAGTGGCCGTATCCGGCAGCACAAACAACAAACGGTTTTCCTTCCTTagacatacatattatatacgtatgtatatggtTTATCTGTACGAAGCTTTAAAAAAATCGCACCAAgtgaaaaaat GTTCATTGTCAGAAGCATGCGAACTGGATCAGATGCGATACGGATGTCGGATTTATAATGCCCAATGTAGCTGCGGTTACGGTTGTAAGGCCGAGTATAGATACGATACTAACGAAGACTGTAAATTAGCATTGAGAG GCAGACTCAATGATATATGCTATAGATCTAATCCCTGTTTGCATGGTGGATCTTGTTCGCAAATTTCACCCAATCCAGGATTCAAATGTCGATGCGAGGGTACAGGATATTATGGTACACGCTGTGAAAAAT CTTGTCCAGCATCCAACAATCTACGTTACCGTGGACCGTTTCCCTACGAGTGTGTTGTTATCTGA
- the LOC127069020 gene encoding protein crumbs-like isoform X4, which translates to MILGPILTTIFLFLTIGSLSEACELDQMRYGCRIYNAQCSCGYGCKAEYRYDTNEDCKLALRGRLNDICYRSNPCLHGGSCSQISPNPGFKCRCEGTGYYGTRCEKSCPASNNLRYRGPFPYECVVI; encoded by the exons ATGATACTCGGACCGATCTTAACAacgatctttctatttctaacaATAG GTTCATTGTCAGAAGCATGCGAACTGGATCAGATGCGATACGGATGTCGGATTTATAATGCCCAATGTAGCTGCGGTTACGGTTGTAAGGCCGAGTATAGATACGATACTAACGAAGACTGTAAATTAGCATTGAGAG GCAGACTCAATGATATATGCTATAGATCTAATCCCTGTTTGCATGGTGGATCTTGTTCGCAAATTTCACCCAATCCAGGATTCAAATGTCGATGCGAGGGTACAGGATATTATGGTACACGCTGTGAAAAAT CTTGTCCAGCATCCAACAATCTACGTTACCGTGGACCGTTTCCCTACGAGTGTGTTGTTATCTGA
- the LOC127069015 gene encoding suppressor APC domain-containing protein 2 isoform X3, which yields MAQIQTPNADGLPKHFVSAMRTLFDIMDDQNTGFVKFSDIEGRWQDDGTQGLPKGVLDSLKKVTPPNGFLSFERFCAGLKICLLQIQTESDFKKHDGHPNRPPSAPILITDNQSKGHWTSPNTATIRPNNAISQQRTLSMPQLLANRKDINTQLELIDGRNGVEAKHNKAYGPPKPPRTGAALEGRALSADRNIDKSEIRTVLQNWQMGLMMNDDKCLDKRQLPMSNYRSDARSTFLRSTRALGDGKAVDLQNNQLGLQPKKPLNRRREPRRHTLQNGIDYNMMKRMKQIEQEKDILLQGLAAVDKAREWYLKQISATQEKIKHLGRMGSHVWTEAQQERLELQRARVLEVNRHLAALISSWERGGLPLHMNLAFLTAPTSAQLQQDVLSRLKQQNHKLTEEVNKKSQRISLLEQEKDNLVRELYNRQAGMVQSRRATMIHEQHDQTFII from the exons ATGGCGCAGATACAAACTCCAAACGCCGATGGCCTTCCAAAACATTTTGTTAGCGCAATGCGTACGCTCTTTGATATAATGGATGACCAGAACACTGgtttcgttaaattttccGACATAGAAGGTCGATGGCAGGACGATGGTACTCAGGGCCTTCCTAAAGGAGTTTTGGATAGTCTTAAAAAAGTCACTCCGCCCAACGGTTTCTTGTCCTTTGAAAGATTCTGTGCAGGCTTGAAAATCTGTTTATTACAGATTCAAACTGAAAGTGATTTCAAAAAGCATGACGGACATCCAAACAGACCGCCATCTGCTCCGATTCTTATTACGGATAATCAAAGCAAAGGACATTGGACATCTCCTAACACTGCCACCATAAGACCAAATAATGCTATATCTCAGCAACGTACTTTGAGCATGCCACAATTACTTGCCAATCGTAAAGATATCAATACTCAACTAGAACTTATAGATGGAAGAAATGGAGTAGAGGCTAAGCATAATAAAGCATACGGTCCTCCAAAACCTCCACGAACAGGTGCTGCATTAGAAGGTAGAGCACTTAGCGCAGAcagaaatattgataaatcaGAAATTCGAACGGTGCTGCAAAATTGGCAAATGGGTTTGATGATGAACGACGATAAATGTCTGGACAAACGTCAATTGCCCATGTCGAATTATCGATCCGATGCTAGAAGTACGTTTTTAAGATCGACAAGGGCTTTAGGAGATGGTAAAGCAGTGGATTTACAAAATAACCAATTAGGGTTACAGCCCAAAAAACCATTGAATCGACGTAGAGAACCAAGACGACATACGTTGCAGAATGGTATTGACTACAATATG atgaaaagaatgaaacaaataGAACAAGAAAAGGATATTCTGTTACAAGGTCTAGCAGCAGTTGACAAAGCTAGAGAATggtatttaaaacaaatttcagCAActcaagaaaaaattaaacactTAGGACGTATGGGCTCGCACGTg TGGACGGAAGCACAGCAGGAACGTTTGGAGTTACAACGTGCAAGAGTTTTGGAAGTTAATCGACATCTTGCAGCATTAATAAGTAGCTGGGAACGTGGTGGATTACCACTACATATGAACTTAGCTTTCTTGACCGCACCAACATCAGCACAACTTCAACAAGATGTATTGTCAAGACTTAAACaacaaaatcataaattaaCAGAG gaAGTTAATAAGAAGAGCCAGAGAATATCACTGcttgaacaagaaaaagataatttagTACGGGAATTATACAATAGACAAGCAGGAATGGTTCAATCTCGTAGAGCAACTATGATCCACGAACAACACGACCAAACATTCAT AATATAA
- the LOC127069015 gene encoding suppressor APC domain-containing protein 2 isoform X1 has product MAQIQTPNADGLPKHFVSAMRTLFDIMDDQNTGFVKFSDIEGRWQDDGTQGLPKGVLDSLKKVTPPNGFLSFERFCAGLKICLLQIQTESDFKKHDGHPNRPPSAPILITDNQSKGHWTSPNTATIRPNNAISQQRTLSMPQLLANRKDINTQLELIDGRNGVEAKHNKAYGPPKPPRTGAALEGRALSADRNIDKSEIRTVLQNWQMGLMMNDDKCLDKRQLPMSNYRSDARSTFLRSTRALGDGKAVDLQNNQLGLQPKKPLNRRREPRRHTLQNGIDYNMMKRMKQIEQEKDILLQGLAAVDKAREWYLKQISATQEKIKHLGRMGSHVEQWTEAQQERLELQRARVLEVNRHLAALISSWERGGLPLHMNLAFLTAPTSAQLQQDVLSRLKQQNHKLTEEVNKKSQRISLLEQEKDNLVRELYNRQAGMVQSRRATMIHEQHDQTFII; this is encoded by the exons ATGGCGCAGATACAAACTCCAAACGCCGATGGCCTTCCAAAACATTTTGTTAGCGCAATGCGTACGCTCTTTGATATAATGGATGACCAGAACACTGgtttcgttaaattttccGACATAGAAGGTCGATGGCAGGACGATGGTACTCAGGGCCTTCCTAAAGGAGTTTTGGATAGTCTTAAAAAAGTCACTCCGCCCAACGGTTTCTTGTCCTTTGAAAGATTCTGTGCAGGCTTGAAAATCTGTTTATTACAGATTCAAACTGAAAGTGATTTCAAAAAGCATGACGGACATCCAAACAGACCGCCATCTGCTCCGATTCTTATTACGGATAATCAAAGCAAAGGACATTGGACATCTCCTAACACTGCCACCATAAGACCAAATAATGCTATATCTCAGCAACGTACTTTGAGCATGCCACAATTACTTGCCAATCGTAAAGATATCAATACTCAACTAGAACTTATAGATGGAAGAAATGGAGTAGAGGCTAAGCATAATAAAGCATACGGTCCTCCAAAACCTCCACGAACAGGTGCTGCATTAGAAGGTAGAGCACTTAGCGCAGAcagaaatattgataaatcaGAAATTCGAACGGTGCTGCAAAATTGGCAAATGGGTTTGATGATGAACGACGATAAATGTCTGGACAAACGTCAATTGCCCATGTCGAATTATCGATCCGATGCTAGAAGTACGTTTTTAAGATCGACAAGGGCTTTAGGAGATGGTAAAGCAGTGGATTTACAAAATAACCAATTAGGGTTACAGCCCAAAAAACCATTGAATCGACGTAGAGAACCAAGACGACATACGTTGCAGAATGGTATTGACTACAATATG atgaaaagaatgaaacaaataGAACAAGAAAAGGATATTCTGTTACAAGGTCTAGCAGCAGTTGACAAAGCTAGAGAATggtatttaaaacaaatttcagCAActcaagaaaaaattaaacactTAGGACGTATGGGCTCGCACGTg GAGCAGTGGACGGAAGCACAGCAGGAACGTTTGGAGTTACAACGTGCAAGAGTTTTGGAAGTTAATCGACATCTTGCAGCATTAATAAGTAGCTGGGAACGTGGTGGATTACCACTACATATGAACTTAGCTTTCTTGACCGCACCAACATCAGCACAACTTCAACAAGATGTATTGTCAAGACTTAAACaacaaaatcataaattaaCAGAG gaAGTTAATAAGAAGAGCCAGAGAATATCACTGcttgaacaagaaaaagataatttagTACGGGAATTATACAATAGACAAGCAGGAATGGTTCAATCTCGTAGAGCAACTATGATCCACGAACAACACGACCAAACATTCAT AATATAA
- the LOC127069015 gene encoding suppressor APC domain-containing protein 2 isoform X2, which yields MAQIQTPNADGLPKHFVSAMRTLFDIMDDQNTGFVKFSDIEGRWQDDGTQGLPKGVLDSLKKVTPPNGFLSFERFCAGLKICLLQIQTESDFKKHDGHPNRPPSAPILITDNQSKGHWTSPNTATIRPNNAISQQRTLSMPQLLANRKDINTQLELIDGRNGVEAKHNKAYGPPKPPRTGAALEGRALSADRNIDKSEIRTVLQNWQMGLMMNDDKCLDKRQLPMSNYRSDARSTFLRSTRALGDGKAVDLQNNQLGLQPKKPLNRRREPRRHTLQNGIDYNMMKRMKQIEQEKDILLQGLAAVDKAREWYLKQISATQEKIKHLGRMGSHVEQWTEAQQERLELQRARVLEVNRHLAALISSWERGGLPLHMNLAFLTAPTSAQLQQDVLSRLKQQNHKLTEEVNKKSQRISLLEQEKDNLVRELYNRQAGMVQSRRATMIHEQHDQTFM from the exons ATGGCGCAGATACAAACTCCAAACGCCGATGGCCTTCCAAAACATTTTGTTAGCGCAATGCGTACGCTCTTTGATATAATGGATGACCAGAACACTGgtttcgttaaattttccGACATAGAAGGTCGATGGCAGGACGATGGTACTCAGGGCCTTCCTAAAGGAGTTTTGGATAGTCTTAAAAAAGTCACTCCGCCCAACGGTTTCTTGTCCTTTGAAAGATTCTGTGCAGGCTTGAAAATCTGTTTATTACAGATTCAAACTGAAAGTGATTTCAAAAAGCATGACGGACATCCAAACAGACCGCCATCTGCTCCGATTCTTATTACGGATAATCAAAGCAAAGGACATTGGACATCTCCTAACACTGCCACCATAAGACCAAATAATGCTATATCTCAGCAACGTACTTTGAGCATGCCACAATTACTTGCCAATCGTAAAGATATCAATACTCAACTAGAACTTATAGATGGAAGAAATGGAGTAGAGGCTAAGCATAATAAAGCATACGGTCCTCCAAAACCTCCACGAACAGGTGCTGCATTAGAAGGTAGAGCACTTAGCGCAGAcagaaatattgataaatcaGAAATTCGAACGGTGCTGCAAAATTGGCAAATGGGTTTGATGATGAACGACGATAAATGTCTGGACAAACGTCAATTGCCCATGTCGAATTATCGATCCGATGCTAGAAGTACGTTTTTAAGATCGACAAGGGCTTTAGGAGATGGTAAAGCAGTGGATTTACAAAATAACCAATTAGGGTTACAGCCCAAAAAACCATTGAATCGACGTAGAGAACCAAGACGACATACGTTGCAGAATGGTATTGACTACAATATG atgaaaagaatgaaacaaataGAACAAGAAAAGGATATTCTGTTACAAGGTCTAGCAGCAGTTGACAAAGCTAGAGAATggtatttaaaacaaatttcagCAActcaagaaaaaattaaacactTAGGACGTATGGGCTCGCACGTg GAGCAGTGGACGGAAGCACAGCAGGAACGTTTGGAGTTACAACGTGCAAGAGTTTTGGAAGTTAATCGACATCTTGCAGCATTAATAAGTAGCTGGGAACGTGGTGGATTACCACTACATATGAACTTAGCTTTCTTGACCGCACCAACATCAGCACAACTTCAACAAGATGTATTGTCAAGACTTAAACaacaaaatcataaattaaCAGAG gaAGTTAATAAGAAGAGCCAGAGAATATCACTGcttgaacaagaaaaagataatttagTACGGGAATTATACAATAGACAAGCAGGAATGGTTCAATCTCGTAGAGCAACTATGATCCACGAACAACACGACCAAACATTCATGTAA